AGTCTTCAGCTATCTCCAGCAGACATTGCAGGCCCAGGCCGAAGCCCTGCTCGCTTGTCAGAGCGGGGACGGACTATGGCATACCCTGCTGGATGACTCTGGCAGCTATACCGAAACCTCCGGTTCGGCTGCGATTGCCGCCGGTATTCTGAACAGTGTGCGCCGGGGTCTGCTCCCGGAGGGCTATAGCGAACCGGCTCTGCGGGCAATCCGCGCCATCCTGGACAGAATTGACGGTGAAGGCACAGTGCTCGGCGTATCTGGCGGTACTCCCATCGGCGCAGCCAAGGAAGACTACAAAGGGATCATCATTGCCCCGATGGCCTACGGCCAGGCGATGGTGCTGGTCGCGCTGGGCGAAGCGCTGCATTATTGCTGAGGCGGGAGTCTAGGCAGGGGCGAAGCGGTTGAGTGATAAGAATTGAACAAGCGGCAGCCATGGACGGAGATCGTCTTCGGCTGCCGCTTGTGTATTGTTGGGGGAACGCGCAGGTGACGGGGACCAAATGTAGTCGAAAAACCGATCACATTGGACTGACACAAGGCGCATGGGCCCAATGTAGTCGAAAAACCGATCACATTGGACTGACACAAGGCGCATGGACCAAATGTAGTCGAAAAACCGATCACATTGGACTGAGGCAAGGCGTATGGACCGAATGTAATCGAAAAACCGATCACATTGGACTGACACAAGGCGCATGGACCGAATGTAGTCGAAAAACCGATCACACTAAGTATCCAAGCCGTGGTCCTCATCAATGCACCAGCCGAATTCGTCGGTAATGGCCATCGCCAGAGCGGTTATGGTATGTTCGAGCCTCCAGCGTATAGTAAGCGTAACTGCCATCCGAATTTGCGGAGATTCCCTTCAGTCCAACATGCGTGCCATGAAGCCCTTTGGAGAATTGAAGCGGTCCAGTCTGCTCAAATCCCAAGGTCTGCACGATAAACCGCTCCAGTACCTCCGTCCTTACGGTCTTGGCGTAGTCCACAGAATGGATGCTAATGTAGTCATACATTTCACTCACCTCACGTATGCATGAACTCAATCTTGCTTCTGTACAGATTCAGAATCCGCACCTGCTCCTCGCTAAGCTCCTCGAAGTTCCAATACATGTGCATCAGGTTGTACTCAAACAGCTCCTTCAGTCTCATAAACAGCGGCAATTGTCTAGACATCTCAGCGGAGAGGGGATGCTCTTCCTTATATCCGTCAGTGATTGCCTTAGTAATCGCGCGCTTATAGTCCATGAGGTTCTGTCCGCCCGCGAACGAGTACTCCAGTGCAGAATAGATGGGCACAGCTAAATCGTAGGCATAATAATGCCGCTCGCAATCCTGAAAATCAATCATCGTCAGCGCAGAATCACTGTCTACAAGGGTATTGTTCAGCCACAGGTCGCCGTGGATTAAGCCGTAGTTCGCCTCATCTTTGGGCAGCATTCGAATCTGCTTGAGCACATCCTTCGCAATGTCCCGGATGGCCGGCTCTTCGGCAGGAATATACTTGAGAAAATCATATTCATCGTTATCATACCAATGTGGAATCGGTTGGGCAGCTTCAGACTGCTGATACTCTTTGCTCACCTGATGCATTCTGCCTATCTGCTGTCCGAGGGTTCTAAATATGGTTTTGTCCCATTTGGCCCGGGGCAGGTGGATTCCGGCTGCCGCCCTGAACAAGACCACGAACTTCTCTGCTTCATCCAGCAGCAGGGTGCTGATAAGCGAATTCTGTTCAGTAGATACAACCTCCGGCACCCGTACGCCCCGGTTGAACAGATAAGTAGTCCAGTTCACTTCAGCTAATTGTTCTTCATAGGTCTTATAATTCGTAATTCGGGCGAAAAACGTTCCCTTCCCCGAGTGACAACGGTACATTTCGTTGGTGACCGCCTCCACACTGGAGAGTAGAACAGGATAAGTGTTATTGAGAAACTGCAATATTTGTGCTTCCATAAGATACGTTCCCTCCTGCGATAATTTCTGCAGCTATTGTTAGGTTTGTGAAGCTGTTCCGCAGCCCTGATTGACTTACAGATCCTGTGACAGGCGGATCATATCCACCACCTGCATCCCGTTCTCATAGATTTCTTCACTATAATGCCTAATGAAAAAGTCCTTGTCGATTCCTGTGATCCGGAAGCCGCATTTCTGATACAGTGCAAGCTGGCCGATACTAGAGTTGCCTGTGCCGATCTCCAGCGTTTTGAATCCGAGCCGCTTAGCCTCCTGAATCGCATGATTCACCAACTGCTTACCGATGCCCTGGCCCTGGAACTCCTCATCCACTGCGATATTCACCAGCTCTGCGGTCTCCGGCCGGGTTGGCAGCAGCACATAGACACCGACCACCTGTTGATCCGCCTCAGCAACGAAGCATTGCCCTCTTGCCACATAGTCCTCAACCAGCTTCGGGGAAGGGTCGGCCAATAAAAGCAATTCGGTAGGTGCTTGTTCACCCGTATGTAATGCTCTGATCTCCATTTCTTATATCCGCTCCTTGTTCCTAGCAGTTGCAAGGTTAAAGCCTTGCGAATGTGATGTAATCAACGGGAGCAGGCTCTGCCGATTCCATCCGAAGGGCCCGGTTGATCTGTCCCCGGTGATATTGCCCATGTAAAAGCACCTGCAGCAGGATGTCCCGGACGGATGTTCGGAACGGAACTCCGTTCTGGCTGGCATAATCAATCATCTTGTCCAGCCCGGATTCCTCCAGCTTTTCGATATAGTTGCGGTAATCCTTAGCGTTAGCTTCGAACATTCGCCGGATCTCCGGCAGGTCTTCCGCTTCCTCCCATAACCAATATTGCACGTTGCCCCTACCCTCCAAGCGCGACAGCCAGACTTGCTCCGCCACCGCCACATGCCGCACCAGCTTCAGAAGCTCTGTGTCCTTCGTGTCACTTGCTTCAAGTGCATCCAAAATCCTTCCGTCCGCCCAGTACAGATGGTCCATCATGCGCATGATTGTCTTCATTTGAGTTCCTCCTCTTTTTCGGTTGCTTATAAGTGATAATTGCCCCGTAAGATTCACTGTGAACTCACTTCTTTTCTGCGAACCAAGACAGTGCCTGTTGTTCCATAGTGCTCACAAATGCTTTTTTGGCTGGGCCGTACTGGCTGGTATCCTCGAAGCGATCCGCTAATTCTTGTTTGAACTGACTGTATCTTGCCGATTCTTCCGGATGGGCTCTTAAATAATCTCTGAACACGAGATGCCGTTCAATTTGAGGGTTGTCTGCCTGATAACAATGAAGGTGATGCGTCCTCGCCTCACCGCCCTTGCGGAATAGCCTTCTGCCGGGAATTCCCCATTCTCCACCTGCATCATATCCGAGCAGTGTCATCTTATCGTTGTACGAGTCGATTTTGCCTATGTCTTTTACAATACACATCATATCAATCACGGGTTTGGCTTTCAGGCCTGGTACTGAGGTGCTTCCAAAGTGCTCGAAACGTACGATTTCATCTGTGAAAATAGTAGTTAAAAATTCAGCCTCCTGCTGATAAAGTCTGATCCAGTCTGGATTATAGTCGCTAAGTCGGATCTTCATACAAAATGCCCTCCCGGGTCAATCGATGTTTGGGTATCATTTCATGCTAATCAATGGGCGTTAGCTTTTACTTGGAGATCACTTTCTTCAAATAATAATGAGTATGGCTGCCGGCGTTATGTATCGTTCCGAACACTTCGAACCCTTGCTTTAAGTAAAAGTCCAATGCCTGAAAGCTTAGGGTATCTAATTTAATGAAATCGCATTTTTTTACTTTAGCCATTTTTTCGGCTTCGAGCAGCAGCTTCTTTCCATATCCGAATTTCCTGTAGTCCTCGTCAACGAATAGATATTGTACCTCTAACCAGTTCCAGCATATTTCACCAGTTAGTCCGCCGTAAATATTTCCATCGCTATCCTTCAAAAGAAGGTTGACGGCTTGATATCTGCCCTTCAATTCGTTAGGGAAATGCTTGAGATTGAATTCAATCATTTTGTTTGTAACATAAGATGTATCGTTTGTGCCGGGCTCCTTCACTATTTGTAATTGCATTTGGAACACTCCTTCAAGCAAGCGTTATGATAGCCTAAGTGTATCATTGAGTACCAGTATTTAGCTGTAAAGAACATTTAAAATTAAGCAATACTGTTCCTGCAACTAATCTAAGAGGGTCCGTCATACGCAGGGTGTCTTCATGCTAAGTTCCTACAGGTTCACCCTCTGCGTTGATAGGAACGACGGTTTCTCCAGGCCGTAAAGCGAAATTCCGGCCCGCCTCACCCTTACAAAAGACCGCTTCCATGAATGCGGTTGCAGCTTCTGCGGTAACCGTATGAACGGGAACTGCGTGATGATCATTGTAATGGAGCGGAATGTCGGAAAAAGACATGTGCTGAGCCCCTTTTACCTGATAGAAATGGGCATTGTTCAGAGCGTTGAAGGCATAGCGCTGCCCATCAATATAATCGTATGCAATGGTCTCATTCATAGATGCTGCCATCTCCCGGTACGCTGAAGCTTCTTGCCGCAACAGCAGAACTGGAACAGAAGACTGTACGTCTTCCCGGCGTATAAGGTGAAAACTGGGATCGAGCAGGACAGCCGCCTTGATCCGGTGATCCTGCTTGGCGGCCTCCAGGGTGGCGGCACCTCCGAGTGAATGTCCCATGACAGCAATCTTATCCAGATCGAACAGCCCGGCAAGCCCGGTATCGGAGCGGGTAAGCATCTTAAGATGGTCCATAACTGCGTGTATAGATTGAACCCGGTTGTGGAGCAGACGGCGCCAACTGGTGTAGTCACTGCTTGCCAGCTCCGCCATTTCCGGTGCCTGCTTGAGATAGCTGCCGTCTGGAAATACGGTGAAGACAGACTCATGCGGAGCGCTAATCGTAATTACCACGTAGTTTTTGGAGACTAACTTGGAAATCACTCCGAGATACATATCGCGTTCTACACCGAATCCAGGGGAGAGGAGGACGACGGGAAACCCTTCTGTTTTTGGAGCTAATGCCCCGTTGGTTGTTACACTGGCAATATTCAGGTTGTCCAGAGCAACGCCCATCTCTGTCAAAAGCTTAGCTGCCTCAGCCTGGCAAGGTGCATACAAGTCGATACCCTTCACCGGTTCTCCCCCGATGGCTGGATGGAAAATACTAATAACGATTCTGGGACTTCCTTCCAGAACCCTTATGAATCTCCCAATCATTATAGCTCACCTTTCTTAATGGATATATATTCCTACTAAATAGACGCCTGCTTGTCTGTTTGGTTGCGGTAATGTTCTCTTAATAGGTTCAATACTGAATCTATAACCGCTTGCGGCTGATAGAGTTGAATGGAATGCCAGCTTTCCGTGGCGACGATCTGCCGGGTTTTTGCAGTTAACTGGAGGAGC
This genomic interval from Paenibacillus sp. FSL H8-0332 contains the following:
- a CDS encoding GrpB family protein, with translation MKIRLSDYNPDWIRLYQQEAEFLTTIFTDEIVRFEHFGSTSVPGLKAKPVIDMMCIVKDIGKIDSYNDKMTLLGYDAGGEWGIPGRRLFRKGGEARTHHLHCYQADNPQIERHLVFRDYLRAHPEESARYSQFKQELADRFEDTSQYGPAKKAFVSTMEQQALSWFAEKK
- a CDS encoding phosphotransferase encodes the protein MEAQILQFLNNTYPVLLSSVEAVTNEMYRCHSGKGTFFARITNYKTYEEQLAEVNWTTYLFNRGVRVPEVVSTEQNSLISTLLLDEAEKFVVLFRAAAGIHLPRAKWDKTIFRTLGQQIGRMHQVSKEYQQSEAAQPIPHWYDNDEYDFLKYIPAEEPAIRDIAKDVLKQIRMLPKDEANYGLIHGDLWLNNTLVDSDSALTMIDFQDCERHYYAYDLAVPIYSALEYSFAGGQNLMDYKRAITKAITDGYKEEHPLSAEMSRQLPLFMRLKELFEYNLMHMYWNFEELSEEQVRILNLYRSKIEFMHT
- a CDS encoding alpha/beta fold hydrolase — translated: MIGRFIRVLEGSPRIVISIFHPAIGGEPVKGIDLYAPCQAEAAKLLTEMGVALDNLNIASVTTNGALAPKTEGFPVVLLSPGFGVERDMYLGVISKLVSKNYVVITISAPHESVFTVFPDGSYLKQAPEMAELASSDYTSWRRLLHNRVQSIHAVMDHLKMLTRSDTGLAGLFDLDKIAVMGHSLGGAATLEAAKQDHRIKAAVLLDPSFHLIRREDVQSSVPVLLLRQEASAYREMAASMNETIAYDYIDGQRYAFNALNNAHFYQVKGAQHMSFSDIPLHYNDHHAVPVHTVTAEAATAFMEAVFCKGEAGRNFALRPGETVVPINAEGEPVGT
- a CDS encoding GNAT family N-acetyltransferase translates to MQLQIVKEPGTNDTSYVTNKMIEFNLKHFPNELKGRYQAVNLLLKDSDGNIYGGLTGEICWNWLEVQYLFVDEDYRKFGYGKKLLLEAEKMAKVKKCDFIKLDTLSFQALDFYLKQGFEVFGTIHNAGSHTHYYLKKVISK
- a CDS encoding GNAT family N-acetyltransferase, which produces MEIRALHTGEQAPTELLLLADPSPKLVEDYVARGQCFVAEADQQVVGVYVLLPTRPETAELVNIAVDEEFQGQGIGKQLVNHAIQEAKRLGFKTLEIGTGNSSIGQLALYQKCGFRITGIDKDFFIRHYSEEIYENGMQVVDMIRLSQDL
- a CDS encoding DinB family protein encodes the protein MKTIMRMMDHLYWADGRILDALEASDTKDTELLKLVRHVAVAEQVWLSRLEGRGNVQYWLWEEAEDLPEIRRMFEANAKDYRNYIEKLEESGLDKMIDYASQNGVPFRTSVRDILLQVLLHGQYHRGQINRALRMESAEPAPVDYITFARL